The following proteins come from a genomic window of Corallococcus sp. NCRR:
- a CDS encoding MBL fold metallo-hydrolase — protein sequence MAMRFKNLDGSGPQAFTRVFKWAVTDKLAGKRRSAPARAVVPHVEPDLAVLATPPAPGEGARLTWLGHASWLVQLDGVSLLIDPVLRDAINVIIRRNVPPGVPVEKLPRIDASLVSHNHYDHLDLPTLKQVGARVVTGLGHAPVFQGQGLPFHELDWWESTQVGPVRVHYVPSQHWSRRGLNDANQMLWGGFVVEGSSARVYHSGDTAYFQGFKEIGARFPKLDAALLPIGAYDPAWFMRLQHMNPEEAVQAFEDLGAMAFFAMHWGTFKLTDEPLDEPPVRLDAEWLRRGWPRDRVHVLPVGGTHTVRHG from the coding sequence ATGGCGATGCGCTTCAAGAACCTGGATGGCAGCGGACCGCAGGCCTTCACCCGCGTCTTCAAGTGGGCCGTCACGGACAAGCTCGCGGGCAAGCGCCGCAGCGCGCCCGCGCGCGCGGTCGTGCCGCACGTGGAGCCGGACCTGGCGGTGCTCGCCACCCCGCCCGCCCCGGGCGAGGGCGCCCGCCTGACGTGGCTGGGCCACGCGAGCTGGCTGGTGCAACTGGACGGCGTGTCGCTGCTCATCGACCCGGTGCTGCGCGACGCCATCAACGTCATCATCCGCCGCAACGTGCCGCCCGGCGTGCCGGTGGAGAAGCTGCCGCGCATCGACGCGAGCCTGGTGAGCCACAACCACTACGACCACCTGGACCTGCCCACGCTCAAGCAGGTGGGCGCCCGCGTCGTCACCGGCCTGGGCCACGCGCCGGTGTTCCAGGGCCAGGGGCTGCCCTTCCACGAACTGGACTGGTGGGAGTCCACGCAGGTGGGGCCCGTGCGCGTGCACTACGTGCCGTCCCAGCACTGGAGCCGCCGCGGCCTCAACGACGCCAACCAGATGCTCTGGGGCGGCTTCGTGGTGGAGGGCTCCAGCGCGCGCGTCTACCACTCCGGCGACACCGCCTACTTCCAGGGCTTCAAGGAGATTGGCGCGCGCTTCCCCAAGCTGGACGCGGCGCTCTTGCCCATTGGCGCCTACGACCCCGCGTGGTTCATGCGGTTGCAGCACATGAACCCGGAGGAGGCGGTGCAGGCCTTCGAGGACCTGGGCGCGATGGCCTTCTTCGCCATGCACTGGGGCACCTTCAAGCTCACGGACGAGCCCCTCGACGAGCCGCCCGTCCGCCTGGATGCCGAGTGGCTGCGCCGGGGCTGGCCGCGCGACCGCGTACACGTCCTGCCCGTGGGCGGCACACACACCGTGCGGCACGGTTGA
- a CDS encoding ATP-binding protein, with translation MGPVSGTTTRRVLLAFGALVALFAAASGYALGRLADIHEGTRALREVGGRAREARELATAVRDQYAHLAHTIILGNDSHRRFHTEARARVEALTRRLAEHARDADERAAVADIQASGDALDTLYRDTLLPAVMAKDSAAVEAAHGRALEWVSRIQARVDALTADSDASMDAFEAHVGAVERDSFRWALLLLGGATLFAAGVGVYIGNAVARLVEHEKLAGIGRLAAGVAHEINNPLGVILGYVRLLQRRAEGPLAEDLRVVEEEAVRCQDIVEGLLDLARPGRGPREPVALRDACEEVVLRLREATRLGSVTVDVHGEGTAWAQAPRLRQVLLNLVKNAAEAAGEGGRVEVRITVDADGSARVAVSDSGPGVTPEARARLFEPFFTTKPSGTGLGLAVSQAIAEAHGGRIDVDTGALGGARFTLSLPPPSRVQEAAA, from the coding sequence ATGGGACCTGTCTCCGGCACCACGACCCGCAGGGTGTTGCTCGCGTTCGGCGCGCTGGTGGCGCTGTTCGCGGCGGCGTCGGGCTATGCGCTCGGCCGGCTGGCGGACATCCATGAAGGCACGCGCGCGCTGCGCGAGGTGGGGGGCCGCGCGCGGGAGGCGCGGGAGCTGGCCACGGCGGTGCGGGACCAGTACGCGCACCTGGCGCACACCATCATCCTGGGCAACGACAGCCACCGGCGCTTCCACACGGAGGCCCGCGCCCGCGTGGAGGCGCTGACGCGGCGGCTGGCGGAGCACGCGCGCGACGCGGACGAGCGCGCGGCGGTGGCGGACATCCAGGCGTCGGGCGACGCGCTGGACACGCTCTACCGGGACACGCTGCTGCCCGCGGTGATGGCGAAGGACTCGGCCGCGGTGGAGGCGGCGCATGGGCGCGCGCTGGAGTGGGTGTCGCGCATCCAGGCGCGGGTGGACGCGCTGACGGCGGACTCGGACGCGTCCATGGACGCCTTCGAGGCACACGTAGGCGCGGTGGAGCGCGACAGCTTCCGCTGGGCGCTGCTGCTCCTGGGCGGGGCCACGCTGTTCGCGGCCGGGGTGGGCGTGTACATCGGCAACGCGGTGGCGCGGCTCGTCGAGCACGAGAAGCTGGCGGGCATTGGCCGGCTGGCGGCGGGCGTGGCGCATGAAATCAACAACCCGCTGGGCGTCATCCTCGGGTACGTGCGGCTGTTGCAGCGGCGGGCGGAGGGGCCGCTCGCGGAGGACCTGCGCGTGGTGGAGGAGGAGGCGGTGCGCTGCCAGGACATCGTGGAGGGGCTGCTGGACCTGGCGCGTCCGGGCCGCGGGCCCCGGGAGCCGGTGGCGCTGCGCGACGCGTGCGAGGAGGTCGTCTTGCGCCTGCGTGAGGCCACGCGCCTGGGCTCCGTGACGGTGGACGTGCACGGCGAGGGCACCGCGTGGGCGCAGGCGCCCCGGCTGCGGCAGGTGCTGCTCAACCTGGTGAAGAACGCGGCGGAGGCCGCGGGCGAGGGAGGACGGGTGGAGGTGCGCATCACGGTGGACGCGGACGGGAGCGCTCGCGTGGCGGTGTCGGACTCGGGGCCCGGGGTGACGCCGGAGGCGCGGGCCCGGCTGTTCGAGCCCTTCTTCACCACGAAGCCCTCCGGCACGGGGCTGGGGCTCGCGGTGAGCCAGGCCATCGCGGAGGCGCACGGCGGCCGCATCGACGTGGACACCGGGGCCCTGGGCGGCGCGCGCTTCACGCTGTCGCTGCCTCCTCCCTCGCGCGTACAGGAGGCAGCGGCATGA
- a CDS encoding sigma-54-dependent transcriptional regulator: MSGAKPSVLVVDDKENMLKLFARILGDAYAVTTAPDGVQALALVSARTFDVVVTDIQMPGADGFTVLREVKRRAPQTEVILVTAYASIPKAVEAIKEGAYDYLSKPFDPDEVALVVARALERQRQRRDALGLADRVARMPDFHGLRGTSPALQKTHALLAQVASRDLTVVLTGETGTGKELAARALHRESPRRDRPFVAVNCGALPAELVESELFGHAKGAFTGATGAKAGLFEEAHGGTLFLDEVGDLPLPVQVKLNRALQEKEIRRVGTTTPVTVDVRVVAATHRDLAREVARGRFREDLYYRLEGVTVRMPALRERREDIPLLAMHFLAGANRPELSGFTPQALQALTAAPWPGNVRQLQNAVARAAAVAAGPRITPEDLPPELTASAPVARASAAPGPLPAEALAKQPYREAVDRVRDAVSRDYLTALMQEFSGNVTHAAERAGMERESLHRLLKRYGVRTEDFKRGD; the protein is encoded by the coding sequence ATGAGCGGCGCGAAGCCTTCGGTCCTCGTCGTTGACGACAAGGAGAACATGCTCAAGCTGTTCGCGCGCATCCTCGGGGACGCGTACGCGGTGACGACCGCGCCCGACGGCGTGCAGGCGCTGGCCCTGGTCTCCGCGCGCACGTTCGACGTGGTCGTCACCGACATCCAGATGCCGGGCGCGGACGGCTTCACGGTGCTGCGCGAGGTGAAGCGGCGCGCGCCGCAAACGGAGGTCATCCTCGTCACCGCCTACGCGAGCATCCCCAAGGCCGTGGAGGCCATCAAGGAAGGCGCGTACGACTACCTGTCCAAGCCCTTCGACCCGGACGAGGTGGCCCTGGTGGTCGCCCGTGCCCTGGAGCGCCAGCGCCAGCGCCGGGATGCGTTGGGGCTCGCCGACCGCGTGGCACGCATGCCGGACTTCCACGGCCTGCGCGGCACCAGCCCCGCGCTCCAGAAGACGCACGCGCTGCTCGCGCAGGTGGCCTCGCGCGACCTCACCGTGGTGCTCACCGGCGAGACGGGCACCGGCAAGGAACTGGCCGCCCGCGCTCTGCACCGCGAGAGCCCGCGCCGCGACAGGCCCTTCGTCGCGGTGAACTGCGGCGCGCTGCCGGCGGAGCTGGTGGAGAGCGAGCTCTTCGGCCACGCGAAGGGCGCCTTCACCGGGGCGACGGGCGCGAAGGCCGGCCTCTTCGAGGAGGCCCACGGCGGTACGCTCTTCCTGGACGAGGTGGGCGACCTGCCGCTGCCCGTGCAGGTGAAGCTCAACCGCGCGCTCCAGGAGAAGGAGATCCGCCGCGTGGGCACCACCACGCCGGTGACGGTGGACGTGCGCGTGGTGGCGGCGACGCACCGGGACCTGGCGCGGGAGGTGGCCCGGGGGCGCTTCCGCGAGGACCTCTACTACCGGCTGGAGGGCGTGACGGTGCGGATGCCCGCCCTGCGCGAGCGGCGCGAGGACATCCCGCTGCTCGCCATGCACTTCCTCGCGGGCGCGAACCGGCCGGAGCTTTCGGGCTTCACGCCCCAGGCACTCCAGGCGCTCACCGCCGCGCCGTGGCCCGGCAACGTGCGGCAGTTGCAGAACGCGGTGGCGCGCGCGGCGGCGGTGGCGGCGGGCCCCCGCATCACCCCGGAGGACCTGCCGCCCGAGCTCACCGCCAGTGCTCCGGTGGCCCGTGCCTCCGCGGCCCCGGGGCCGCTGCCAGCGGAGGCACTGGCGAAGCAGCCCTACCGCGAGGCGGTGGACCGCGTGCGCGACGCCGTGTCGCGCGACTACCTCACCGCGCTGATGCAGGAGTTCTCCGGCAACGTGACCCACGCGGCCGAGCGCGCGGGCATGGAGCGCGAGAGCCTGCACCGCCTGCTCAAGCGCTATGGCGTCCGCACGGAGGACTTCAAGCGCGGCGACTGA
- a CDS encoding RNA polymerase sigma factor has product MEVEGPEAGLPPDREDVVAALLAHQRRFLAFVERRVGSRAVAEDLFQTAFARTLEKGGALKDGESAVAWFYRLLRNALVDHHRRQAAEGRALEVEARDADSATEDPELKGAVCACLADLLPTLKPEYARLVRQVDLEGRAVPDVAREVGITPNNAGVRLHRARLALKRSLERGCGACAAHGCLDCSCKPRR; this is encoded by the coding sequence ATGGAGGTTGAAGGGCCAGAAGCAGGGCTGCCCCCGGACCGCGAGGACGTGGTGGCGGCGCTCCTGGCCCATCAGCGCCGCTTCCTCGCCTTCGTGGAGCGGCGGGTGGGCAGCAGGGCCGTCGCGGAGGACCTCTTCCAGACGGCCTTCGCCCGCACCCTGGAGAAGGGTGGGGCGCTGAAGGACGGCGAAAGCGCGGTGGCGTGGTTCTACCGCCTCTTGCGCAACGCGCTCGTGGACCACCACCGCCGGCAGGCCGCGGAAGGACGCGCGCTGGAGGTGGAGGCGCGCGACGCGGACTCCGCCACCGAAGACCCGGAGCTGAAGGGCGCGGTGTGCGCGTGCCTCGCGGACCTTCTGCCCACGCTCAAGCCGGAGTACGCCCGGCTCGTGCGCCAGGTGGACCTGGAGGGGCGGGCCGTGCCGGACGTGGCGCGCGAGGTGGGCATCACCCCCAACAACGCGGGCGTGCGGCTGCACCGTGCGCGGCTCGCGCTCAAGCGTTCGCTGGAGCGCGGCTGCGGCGCGTGCGCGGCGCACGGCTGCCTGGACTGCTCCTGCAAGCCGCGCCGCTGA
- a CDS encoding DUF7151 family protein: MQSGLDQDGNGQLDDAEVSATEYVCATSVANVLLRTRPVSPGARCPLGGQVSHAGHDANGNGLLEDEEIAQEVYACDEPVPVVLRLRSLAAFTAPCDGDDSGGTALEAGPDLDGDKLLAMSEVEATHYFCGLQLTDLKLRHQPEPSGPNCSRGGTRVEAFQDLDHDGEPDSHGASAAVYVCQATRVHDGDFAVTGPVDLVALEGVTHLRGELIISAPTLTDASLPSLAIIEGGLTVRGNASLRRLFMPALRFVGGTAAVVSNARLDALTLGTAPDTMLRVERSLLVEDNPMLSTLEGLAAVQPGDSITLRANNALVDPGLLPYVTELHGSLIIEDHLRLDRSPFFYLTRVHGNVRLSGNAALGGPFGLNHLTEVGGSLELRDNALLETLAPLGQLTSVGALFITGNPRLTDTMGLGQLTYAGRILIQGNKELLSVGDMPLLLQVTDSFSVKYNEKLQRVHHLPVLTSVTTVAVVGNTALTSLEGFQRLTRLTTLDVLGNAALTNLGDLARLREVDYLNLQGNAALTDFGLTDLARVPESFTVLDNARLPTCRATALAASVFQGEPWGVNIDQNDDAAVCP, translated from the coding sequence GTGCAGTCCGGCCTGGACCAGGACGGCAACGGGCAGCTCGACGACGCGGAGGTGTCCGCCACCGAGTATGTCTGCGCCACCTCGGTGGCCAACGTGCTCCTGCGCACGCGGCCGGTGAGCCCGGGCGCGCGCTGCCCCCTGGGCGGGCAGGTGTCGCACGCCGGCCATGACGCCAATGGCAACGGGCTGCTGGAGGACGAGGAGATCGCCCAGGAGGTGTACGCCTGCGACGAGCCAGTCCCCGTGGTGTTGCGCCTGCGCTCCCTGGCGGCCTTCACCGCGCCTTGCGACGGCGACGACAGCGGCGGCACGGCCCTGGAGGCGGGCCCGGACCTGGACGGTGACAAGTTGCTCGCGATGTCCGAGGTCGAAGCCACCCACTACTTCTGTGGCCTGCAACTGACCGACCTGAAGCTCCGCCATCAGCCCGAGCCCTCGGGGCCGAACTGCTCGCGCGGTGGCACGCGCGTGGAAGCGTTCCAGGACCTGGACCACGACGGCGAGCCGGACAGCCATGGCGCCTCCGCGGCCGTGTACGTGTGCCAGGCCACGCGCGTGCACGACGGGGACTTCGCGGTGACGGGCCCCGTGGACCTGGTCGCGCTCGAGGGCGTCACCCACCTGCGGGGCGAGCTGATCATCTCCGCGCCCACGCTCACCGACGCGTCCCTCCCTTCGCTGGCGATCATCGAGGGCGGCCTCACCGTGCGGGGCAACGCCAGCCTGCGCCGGCTGTTCATGCCCGCCCTGCGCTTCGTGGGTGGCACCGCGGCGGTGGTCTCCAATGCCCGGCTGGACGCGCTCACGCTGGGCACGGCGCCGGACACGATGCTGCGGGTCGAGCGCAGCCTCCTGGTGGAGGACAACCCCATGCTCTCCACGCTGGAGGGGCTGGCGGCGGTGCAGCCCGGCGACAGCATCACCCTGCGCGCGAACAACGCGCTGGTGGACCCGGGCCTGCTTCCCTACGTCACCGAGCTCCACGGGTCGCTCATCATCGAGGACCACCTGCGGCTGGACCGCTCGCCCTTCTTCTACCTGACCCGGGTCCACGGGAACGTGCGCCTGTCCGGCAACGCCGCCCTGGGCGGTCCCTTCGGCCTGAATCACCTGACGGAGGTGGGGGGCTCCCTGGAACTGCGGGACAACGCGCTGCTGGAGACGCTGGCTCCGCTGGGCCAGCTCACCTCCGTGGGGGCGCTGTTCATCACCGGCAACCCGCGGCTGACGGACACGATGGGGCTCGGGCAGCTCACCTACGCGGGCCGCATCCTCATCCAGGGCAACAAGGAGCTCTTGAGCGTGGGCGACATGCCCCTGCTGCTCCAGGTCACCGACAGCTTCTCCGTGAAGTACAACGAGAAGCTCCAGCGCGTGCACCACCTGCCGGTCCTGACCAGCGTGACGACGGTGGCCGTGGTGGGCAACACGGCGCTGACGTCCCTGGAAGGCTTCCAGCGGCTGACCCGGCTGACCACCCTGGACGTGCTGGGGAACGCCGCGCTCACGAACCTGGGCGACCTGGCGCGCTTGCGCGAGGTGGACTACCTCAACCTCCAGGGCAACGCGGCGCTCACCGATTTCGGCCTGACGGACCTGGCGCGCGTGCCGGAGAGCTTCACCGTCCTGGACAACGCGAGGCTGCCCACGTGCCGGGCCACCGCGCTCGCGGCGAGCGTGTTCCAGGGCGAGCCGTGGGGCGTGAACATCGACCAGAACGACGACGCGGCGGTCTGCCCCTGA
- a CDS encoding DUF7151 family protein: MAREARSGPDQRRHRMRRVWVTWGALLALLAGGCDAIDLSDITQRDAKTRVRPEPAGANCEFGGDAVESGLDRDRDGELTTRRSPPPTTSATPPCPRSAPARGPSPTARTARWGDRRCSPAWTRTATGSSTTRRCPPPSMSAPPRWPTCSCARGR, translated from the coding sequence ATGGCCAGGGAAGCAAGGTCGGGGCCCGACCAGAGAAGGCATCGAATGCGACGCGTGTGGGTGACCTGGGGGGCGCTGCTGGCCCTCCTCGCCGGCGGCTGTGACGCCATCGACCTGTCGGACATCACCCAGCGCGACGCGAAGACCCGGGTGCGCCCGGAGCCCGCTGGCGCGAACTGCGAGTTCGGCGGGGACGCGGTGGAGTCCGGGCTGGACCGGGACCGGGACGGAGAACTGACGACGCGGAGGTCACCGCCACCGACTACGTCTGCGACGCCGCCCTGCCCCAGGTCCGCACCCGCGCGCGGACCGAGCCCCACGGCGCGAACTGCTCGCTGGGGGGACAGGCGGTGCAGTCCGGCCTGGACCAGGACGGCAACGGGCAGCTCGACGACGCGGAGGTGTCCGCCACCGAGTATGTCTGCGCCACCTCGGTGGCCAACGTGCTCCTGCGCACGCGGCCGGTGA
- a CDS encoding heavy metal translocating P-type ATPase yields the protein MTHHHPHSPASPSPRPPPVGAGGPAVDPVCGMEVDPRAPRGGSWEHEGHTWFFCSPKCRQRFQEDPARFLQPQTPPPPAAPGAVYVCPMDPEVRRDAPGPCPKCGMALEPEAPPVLQTRVEYTCPMHPEVVRDGPGTCPKCGMALEPRTVTLEEPPDPELRSMTRRFWVGLALSVPLMLLGMSDMLPVPHGLSASALVWVQFALATPVVLWVGAPFFQRGWASVKNRHLNMFTLIALGAGAAYAFSVGVTLFPHLLPESARTGHGGTAPVYYEAAAIILTLVALGQVLELRARHATSGALRALLSLAPATARRISDDGHEEDMPLSQVRTGWRLRVRPGEKVPVDGEVLEGASAVDESLVTGEPVPVEKGPGAKVTGGTVNGTGTLVMRAERVGQDTLLSRIVQRVAEAQRTRAPIQRLADRVAGIFVPAVIAVAVVTAMVWGVWGPEPRLAHALVNAVAVLIIACPCALGLATPMSVMVGTGQGARMGVLIRDAAALERMAAVDTLVVDKTGTLTEGKPRLVTVEPAPGGDASALLRQAASLERGSEHPLAAAVVAGARERGVSPGGVEDFQSVTGQGVRGRVDGREVALGNAALMRSLGVEVEALTERAEALRQEGQTVVLVSVEGRAAGLLGVEDPLKPSTPEALARLRKEGLRVVMLTGDSPTTAHAVARRLGITEVIAGVQPDAKGDAVKTLQAQGRVVAMAGDGVNDAPALARADVGIAMGTGTDIAMESAGVTLVKGDLRGIARARGLSQGVLRNIRQNLFFAFVYNLLGVPLAAGVLYPFLGLLLSPLFASAAMSLSSVSVIGNALRLRRLKL from the coding sequence ATGACGCATCACCATCCGCATTCCCCTGCATCGCCTTCACCCCGGCCGCCCCCCGTGGGAGCGGGAGGGCCCGCCGTCGACCCCGTGTGCGGCATGGAGGTGGACCCTCGCGCGCCCCGGGGTGGGAGCTGGGAGCACGAGGGCCACACCTGGTTCTTCTGCAGCCCGAAGTGCCGCCAGCGCTTCCAGGAGGACCCCGCGCGGTTCCTCCAGCCCCAGACGCCGCCACCGCCCGCCGCGCCGGGCGCCGTGTACGTGTGCCCCATGGATCCGGAGGTGCGGCGGGACGCGCCCGGGCCGTGCCCGAAGTGCGGCATGGCGCTGGAGCCCGAGGCGCCGCCCGTCCTCCAGACGCGCGTCGAATACACCTGCCCCATGCACCCGGAGGTGGTGCGCGACGGGCCCGGCACCTGCCCCAAGTGCGGCATGGCGCTGGAGCCGCGCACGGTGACGTTGGAAGAGCCGCCGGATCCGGAGCTGCGTTCGATGACGCGAAGGTTCTGGGTGGGCCTGGCGCTGAGCGTTCCGCTGATGCTGCTGGGCATGTCGGACATGCTGCCGGTGCCGCATGGGCTGTCGGCCTCGGCGCTCGTGTGGGTGCAGTTCGCGCTGGCGACGCCGGTGGTGCTGTGGGTGGGCGCGCCGTTCTTCCAGCGGGGCTGGGCGTCGGTGAAGAACCGGCACCTGAACATGTTCACGCTCATCGCGCTGGGCGCGGGCGCGGCGTACGCCTTCAGCGTGGGCGTCACGCTGTTCCCGCACCTGCTGCCGGAAAGCGCGCGCACGGGGCACGGCGGCACCGCGCCCGTGTATTACGAAGCCGCGGCCATCATCCTCACGCTGGTGGCGCTGGGGCAGGTGCTGGAGCTGCGCGCCCGCCACGCGACGTCCGGTGCGCTGAGGGCCCTGCTGTCGCTGGCCCCCGCCACCGCGAGGCGCATCTCGGACGATGGCCACGAGGAGGACATGCCGCTGTCCCAGGTGCGCACCGGATGGCGCCTGCGCGTGCGCCCCGGTGAGAAGGTGCCGGTGGACGGCGAGGTGCTGGAGGGCGCGAGCGCGGTGGATGAATCGCTCGTCACCGGAGAGCCCGTGCCGGTGGAGAAGGGGCCGGGCGCGAAGGTGACGGGCGGCACGGTGAACGGCACGGGCACGCTCGTGATGCGCGCGGAGCGCGTGGGGCAGGACACGCTCCTGTCGCGCATCGTCCAGCGCGTGGCCGAGGCGCAGCGCACGCGCGCGCCCATCCAGCGGCTGGCGGACCGGGTGGCCGGCATCTTCGTGCCCGCGGTCATCGCGGTGGCGGTGGTGACGGCGATGGTCTGGGGCGTGTGGGGACCGGAGCCGAGGCTCGCGCACGCGCTGGTGAACGCGGTGGCGGTGCTCATCATCGCCTGCCCGTGCGCGCTGGGCCTGGCCACGCCCATGTCCGTGATGGTGGGGACGGGGCAGGGCGCGCGCATGGGCGTCCTCATCCGCGACGCGGCGGCGCTGGAGCGGATGGCCGCGGTGGACACGCTGGTGGTGGACAAGACGGGCACGCTGACCGAGGGCAAGCCGCGGCTCGTGACGGTGGAGCCCGCGCCGGGCGGGGACGCCTCCGCGCTGCTGCGCCAGGCCGCGAGCCTGGAGCGAGGCAGCGAGCACCCGCTGGCCGCCGCCGTGGTCGCGGGCGCGAGGGAGCGGGGCGTGTCCCCCGGGGGCGTGGAGGACTTCCAGTCCGTGACCGGGCAGGGCGTCCGGGGCCGCGTGGACGGACGCGAGGTCGCGCTGGGAAACGCGGCGTTGATGCGGAGCCTGGGCGTGGAGGTGGAGGCGCTGACGGAGCGCGCGGAGGCGCTGCGCCAGGAGGGCCAGACGGTGGTGCTGGTGTCGGTGGAGGGCCGGGCGGCGGGGCTCCTGGGCGTGGAGGATCCGCTGAAGCCGTCCACGCCGGAGGCGCTGGCGAGGCTGCGGAAGGAAGGCCTGCGCGTGGTGATGCTCACCGGCGACAGCCCGACGACGGCGCACGCGGTGGCGCGCAGGCTGGGCATCACGGAGGTCATCGCGGGCGTGCAGCCGGACGCCAAGGGCGACGCGGTGAAGACATTGCAAGCGCAGGGGCGCGTGGTGGCGATGGCGGGCGACGGCGTGAACGACGCCCCGGCGCTGGCGCGGGCGGACGTGGGCATCGCCATGGGGACGGGCACGGACATCGCGATGGAGAGCGCGGGCGTGACGCTGGTGAAGGGCGACCTGCGAGGCATCGCCCGGGCGCGCGGGTTGAGCCAGGGCGTGCTGCGCAACATCCGGCAGAACCTCTTCTTCGCCTTCGTCTACAACCTGCTGGGCGTGCCGCTGGCGGCGGGCGTGCTGTACCCCTTCCTCGGGTTGCTCCTGAGCCCGCTGTTCGCGAGCGCGGCGATGAGCCTCTCGTCGGTGTCCGTCATCGGCAACGCCCTGCGGTTGCGGCGGCTGAAGCTCTAG
- a CDS encoding four-helix bundle copper-binding protein — MASAEVERSDDAMRECIDNCTACHRVCLETLADCLKQGGRLAEPGHLRLLMDCADICETSARFMLRGSELHSRTCFACAEVCAACATACEKLGDAGRMKACADACRRCEESCRRMSGGVMPQPLNPEAAQRFADLPA; from the coding sequence ATGGCGAGCGCCGAAGTGGAGCGAAGCGACGATGCGATGCGGGAGTGCATCGACAACTGCACGGCCTGTCACCGCGTCTGCCTGGAGACCCTGGCGGACTGCCTGAAGCAGGGGGGCAGGCTCGCCGAGCCGGGGCACCTCCGGCTGCTGATGGACTGCGCGGACATCTGCGAGACGAGCGCGCGCTTCATGCTGCGCGGCTCGGAGCTGCACTCGCGCACCTGCTTCGCCTGCGCGGAGGTGTGCGCCGCCTGCGCGACCGCCTGCGAGAAGCTGGGTGACGCGGGGCGGATGAAGGCCTGCGCGGACGCGTGCCGACGCTGCGAGGAGTCCTGCCGTCGGATGAGCGGTGGGGTGATGCCCCAGCCCCTCAACCCTGAGGCCGCCCAACGCTTCGCCGACCTGCCCGCCTGA
- a CDS encoding aromatic ring-hydroxylating oxygenase subunit alpha: MNAREEGRTPGASPSHISVVRLPHSWFILCTSRELGDKPLARTLQGTPLVLFRGEGGKPGALMDRCPHRNVPLSLGRVTNGQLECGYHGWRFDTGGQCRLIPGLVGEPEARSRCAATYATREQDGFVWVYSTPGVEPTTEPFRFPLLDAADYTTVRRVLRAPGSLHAVLENTLDVPHTAFLHGGLFRTAEKKNEIDVVVRRSADRVEAEYLGEPAPKGLVGRLLAPGGGVVQHFDRFLMPSIAQVEYRIGEKSHILVNSAMTPVDDWDTLVYAVVTVKLPVPRWLLKAAVPFVLPVGLHIFGQDARILERQTDSIRRFGTEAYASTEIDVLGPSILRLMRAQERERTAPPPDTVHETRVRMRT; this comes from the coding sequence ATGAACGCCCGCGAGGAGGGGCGCACCCCAGGTGCGTCCCCCAGTCACATCTCCGTCGTCCGGCTTCCGCACTCCTGGTTCATCCTCTGCACGTCGCGCGAGCTGGGGGACAAGCCGCTCGCCCGCACGCTGCAGGGCACGCCCCTGGTGCTCTTCCGGGGCGAGGGCGGCAAGCCCGGCGCCCTGATGGACCGCTGCCCGCACCGCAACGTGCCCCTGTCGCTGGGGCGCGTGACGAACGGGCAGTTGGAGTGCGGCTACCACGGGTGGCGCTTCGACACCGGAGGCCAGTGCCGGCTCATCCCCGGCCTGGTGGGCGAGCCCGAGGCCCGCTCCCGCTGCGCCGCGACCTACGCGACGCGCGAGCAGGACGGCTTCGTCTGGGTCTACTCCACGCCTGGCGTGGAGCCCACGACGGAGCCCTTCCGTTTCCCGCTGCTGGACGCGGCGGACTACACCACCGTGCGCCGGGTGCTGCGCGCGCCCGGGTCGCTGCACGCGGTGCTGGAGAACACGCTGGACGTGCCGCACACGGCTTTCCTCCACGGCGGCCTGTTCCGCACCGCGGAGAAGAAGAACGAAATCGACGTGGTGGTGCGCAGGAGCGCGGACCGCGTGGAGGCGGAGTACCTGGGCGAGCCCGCGCCCAAGGGGCTCGTGGGGCGGCTGCTCGCGCCGGGCGGCGGGGTGGTGCAGCACTTCGACCGCTTCCTGATGCCGTCCATCGCGCAGGTGGAGTACCGCATCGGGGAGAAGAGCCACATCCTGGTCAACTCCGCCATGACGCCGGTGGATGACTGGGACACGCTCGTGTACGCGGTGGTGACGGTGAAGCTGCCCGTGCCGCGCTGGCTGCTCAAGGCCGCGGTGCCCTTCGTGCTGCCCGTGGGCCTGCACATCTTCGGGCAGGACGCGCGCATCCTGGAGCGGCAGACGGACTCCATCCGCCGCTTCGGCACGGAGGCCTACGCCTCCACCGAAATCGACGTCCTGGGGCCCAGCATCCTGCGCCTGATGCGCGCCCAGGAGCGCGAGCGCACCGCCCCGCCTCCGGACACGGTGCACGAGACGCGCGTGCGCATGCGCACGTAG